CCCGGCGTCAGTGGCTCGTCGAGGTGCTCCAGGCGGTGCCCAGGTGCTGCCGTGCCGCCTCAATGAACCGGACACGGGCGGCCTCGATGGCCTCACAAGTGGCGACGTGCCAGCGGCACAAGGTCTTTAGAGTGAGCGTCGCCCGTAGGCGGTCGGATGCGTCGGGAGCTCCGAGCAGGATCCCGATGATCTGACGGGGTTCCTCTTCTGCGGGCAGACCAAAACGCGCGACAACGAAGCGGGCAGACACCGTGTACTGCTCGCTGCGCTCCCGCCCGTAGCCGAAGGGGTCCTCTCCGGCGCTCCCGCGTCCGCCGTACGCGTCTCTCCGGCGCCTTGGGATGTCCCAGGACAGCGTCATCCGGACTCTTGTCTCCGCAGGTCGGAGTGTCTCTCTTCCCGAGATGTCCCTGCCCGGGCTGCGGCGCTGGGCCCACGGGGACGACCGCTGCCAACGTAGCGGACCGAAGCCGCGACACCGCGGCCTCCCACCGACAGGAGGGCGCACTCTCCTGTCGTGCCCAGTCAGCGATGGAGGTGCTGTGCATGCGAGTCGTTCATTCCCATGGACGTTCCGAACGGGAACTTGAGCTGCGGATTGGCCGGCCCGATGCCACGTTGGCTGACCTAGCGGCCGCGCTTGGGGTGCCCGTGGGTGGGCTGAGTCTGGATGGCCGGGTCGTGCCACCGGAGACGGGTATGCACGAGTCGGGGCTGGCCGATGGTTCCCGGCTGGTCACGGGGAAAGACCATGTCGAACTGCGGCCGGGGCAGACGGCGGTGGTGCTGCGGCTGGTGGGCGGGCTCGAAGCCGGCCGCAGTGTGTCGCTTCCCGCCGACCGGACGGTGATCGGCCGAGGTACTGGGGTAGATGTCCGCGTTGCGGCGACTGGGGTGTCGCGGGAGCACGCCGCGCTCGAGGTGTCGCCTGACGGGCGGGTAGCGGTCACCGATCTCATATCAGCGAACGGCACCGATCTGAACGGCCGACGGATCACGGAGACGGTGGCACTCGCGCCTGAGGACCTGGTCTCGCTGGGCGGTGAGACGCTGCTGCGGGTGCTGCCGCCGGACCGCCTTGGCCTGACACAGCGCGTCAACCCGGTGCGGGAGGCCGGGCTGAGCGGCACGTTGCCCTTCAATCGGCCACCGCGTGGCGGAGCGCCGATCGTCCGGCCGCCGCTGGAGGTCCCCGCTGCGTTGGCGCAGTCCGGCAAGACCCCGTTCAGTGTGTCCAGCATGCTCGGTCCGTTGCTGATGGCGGGCGCGATCGTCGCACTCACCCATGATGTTCGGTATGCGGCCATCGCGGCACTGAGCCCGCTGATGTTCCTGGCGAACTTCGCGGAGGATCGACTCCGCGGCAGGTTCGGTCTCCGCCGCGGCAGGCGGGCACATGCGGCTCGGCTCGCTGCCTTCGGCAAGGCGGTCGAGGCGGCGCACTTGTCCGAGGTACGGGCGTGCCGTTCTGCGTATCCCGATGCCGCCGAGGTGGTTTACCGGGCCACCGCACCGGCGCTCACCCTGTGGGAACGGCGTCCCGGGGCACCGGACTTCCTGCGGGCCGTGGCCGGTTGGGGTGACCTGCCGTGGGCTCCCCCGCTGCGTAGCGAAGGGTCGGGGACGGCTCCGGAGGCGGAGGCCATCCTGGCGAGGTACGGCACGCTGCCGCAGGTACCGGTGGTGGTCGGGCTGGCCGGCGGCGAGGTCGTGGGTCTGGAGGGCGAGCGGCGGGCCTGTCTTGCCGTGGCCAGGTCTCTGCTGTGCCAGGCCGTCGTGGGCAGTGGGCCTGCGGACGTCACGGTGGCGGTCTTCGCCGATCCCGAGCGGCTCGCCGACTGGGACTGGACCAAGTGGCTGCCGCACGGCGCGGACCTGCGGTCGAGTAGCACGCGGCTGGTGGCTGCGGGCCCGGAGCAGGTTGATGCGCTGGCCAGGAACTTGCGCTCCACCGCCGCGGCAGCCGCGTCCGGAGGTCAGAGGCAGGACGGGCCTGTGCTGTTGGTTGTGGTGGACGGGGCCGCGTTGCTTGAGGGCCGCCCCTGCCCTCTGCGTGACCTGCTTGCCGGTGCCTCTCTGGGGTGCGGCGGGATTGTCCTGACCACTCGGTTGCCCGCACTGTGCACCACGGTGGTGACCGCTTCGGCCGAGGGCACTGGACGGGTGCGCGATGTGGCCTCTGATGTTGCGGTGGACGGTGTCCTGCTTCAAGGCATGCCGTTGGCCGAGGCACGCAGGACCGCCCGGGCGCTGGCCCGCTACGAGGATCCCGAGCTTCCGATGGAAGGCGCCACCCTGCCCGACCGGATTACCCTCCTGCCGCTGCTCGACCTGCAGGACACCACCGGTGAGGCCATCGGCGACCGCTGGAAGAGCCGGGTTCCAGCGCTGCGGGTCCAGGCGGTGCTCGGAGTCAGCGAACGTGACCTGTTCGCTGTCGACCTTGACGACGACGGCCCGCATGCCCTCATCGCCGGGACCACAGGCTCCGGAAAGAGTGAACTGCTCCGCACGCTGATCGCCGCCATGGCCGTCGACGCCGACCCCGAGCACCTGACGTTCGTGCTGGTGGACTACAAGGGCGGCGGCGCCCTGGACGAGTGCGCCGAATTCCCCCACACCGTCGGTCTGGTCACCGACCTCGACGAGCAGCTCGGACAGCGCGCTCTTCGGTGTCTGGAGGCCGAGGTCCATCACCGGGAACGGTTACTGCGCCCGCTCGGCCTGAGCCATATCCGTGACTACCAGCGGCTGCGCGACACCGGACGCCACGACCTGGAACCCATGCCCCGGCTGGTGGTGGTGATCGACGAGTTCGCCACCCTGGTCAAGGCGCTGCCGGACTTCGTCGATGCGCTGGTGAGCGTCGCCCAGCGTGGACGCAGCCTCGGGGTGCACCTGGTCATGGCCACCCAGCGGCCGGCCGGGTCGGTCAGCGATGCGATCAAGAACAACGTGAAGATGCGGATCGCCCTGCGTCTGGAGAGCTCCACGGACTCCCAGGACGTGATCGACGACTCCGCTTCCGCTGCGATCGGCAGCCGCCAGTGGGGCCGTGCCTACTACCGGCTGTCCGCCCGGGAGGTGCTTCCTGTGCAGACCGCGCTGTCCACCGGCGTCACCCCGCGGGCCGCGGTCACCGCGCCGGTCACCACGGTGCCCTTCGTCCTCAGCGGTGCGGCCCCGGAGGCATCCGGTGACGCTGAGGGCCCCACCGACTTGCAACGTCTGGTGACGGCCGCCCGGGAGGCGTTCGACCAGCAGGGGTTCGCCCCGCCGCGCCGGCCCTGGCCCGACGTGTTGCCCGCCCAGATCCTCGCCGCCGACCTGGCCGCGGTCGCCGAGCGGGGCCTGCAGACGCAGACCACGTCCCTGCCCGCGTACGCACTGGCCGACGACCCCGATCGCCAGTGCCAGTACCCGGTCGGATGGGATCCCGCTGCCGGCAACCTCCTCGTCTACGGTGCCAGCGGCTCGGGGACCACCACAGCACTCACGGCTCTCGCCCTGAGCCAGGCTCGCCACCACCCACCCGACCGACTGCACCTGTTCGCCCTCGACTTCGGTGCGGGCGGGCTCGCCCCGCTGGACGCGCTCCCCCACACCGGGGCGCATATCGGCGCGGCGGAGCGTGAGCGCCAGGTGCGCCTCATCAGGCTCCTACGCCGAGAGTTGGACTCGCGCAAGGCCGCGGGCCCGGTGCCCGCACCGGACTGGCTGGTCCTCGTGGACAACCTCGGGGCCCTGCTCTCCGACTTCGACAAGGACGTGACCAGCCTGAACCTGGTCGACGAACTCGCCCGGGTCTACGCGGACGGCCCCGCCGTGGGGATCAGGTTCGCGGTCACCGCCGACCGCTCCGGCGCGGTTCCTACCGCATGGTCGGCACTGACCCTGCAGAAGCTGCTCATGCGGCTCGCCGACCCGGGTGAGTACAGCTACTTCGACGTCCCCCGCGCCGCCGTCCCCACCTACGTTCCGGGCCGGGCCCTGGTCGCCGCCAGCCACCAGGTCGTCCAGATCGCCCTGCCGGGCGACGACCTGGCCGACACCGTGACGCAGGTGGCGGAGCTCTGGCCCGACGCGACGCGCAGCGCCCCCGGGATCGGGCTGCTGCCACCGGAGGTGCCGTGCGCCGACCTGGACGCGACCGCGTCCACCACGTCGGATCCGTGGTGGATCCCCGTCGGCCTGGACGCCGACAGTCTCTCCAGCGCCGGCCTGCGGCTGCACGAGCGGGACCACGCCCTGATCGCCGGCCCGCAGCGATCCGGGCGCAGCACCGCCCTGTGCACCCTCGCACGCCAGGCAGCGAACGCCCCTACAGCAGCTGTGCTCGCGTTCGCGCCGCTCCGCTCCCCGCTCCGCGACCTGCCCTGCCTGACGGCCCTGGTCACCGACTACGAAGAGGTCGACGCCATGCTCACCGCCCACCCGGGCCCCTCGCTGCTCCTGGTCGACGACGCCGACACCATCGACGACGAACAGGGCGTTCTCCAGCGGTGGCTGGCGACCGTGTCGTGCGGTCACCTGGTCGCCGCGGGACGCGCCGACGGATTCCGCCGTCTGTACGGCCACTGGACCCAGCCGGCCCGCGACAGCCGCTGCGGCGTCCTCCTGGCTCCCGACCACGACCTCGACGGCGACCTACTGGGCACCACTCTCCCCCGCCACGACCGTCAGACCCCGCTCCCCGGACGCGGATACCTGGTCACGGACGGAATCGCCGGCGGGATCCAGGTAGCCAGGTGAGGTCGGCCGTGGACACCTGCGGAAGCGCACGGAACGTCATCGGCTTCGCCCTCACGGTCAATGACGCGGGGGTGCCGGGGGCCGGACCATATTCACGTAATCGCTTGGGGGTGACGACTGATGCCACCGAAATATGACTTCGCTGCAGCCGAGCGGCTCAGCAACGAGCTGTCCCAGCTCATCGCGAAGATCGACTGGTTCCTGTGGCTGCGGACGACACAGCGCAAGACGCTTCTCGGCAGTACACGCAGCGACAACTGGCAGGGCACGAGGCGCAGCGCCTTCGAAATGGAGTTCACGCGGCAGCAAGCGGCGTTGACCGAGTCCAAGGCCGCAGCCCGCCGGCTGCAGACGGCGATAGCACACGCCACCGCAGCTGCACACGCCGCCGAGAAAGCCGAGAAGAGCAAAGACTAAGGAGCAGCGTGGGTACTGTATCCGCGATTCCAGACAATCTGTACCTCTACGCTGGCACCTGCACCAAGGGTGCAGAGCAGCTGCAGACCTGGGTACGGACAGTGTTGGCACCCGCTCTCAGGGCCTACCAGAACGGCGGGGGAACCTGCTTCGTCATCGACGGTCAAGTAGCCCAGCAGGTAGCTGCCGCGTACTACACCGACCGCGACGTCAAGGTGGTGGGCCTGGCCTTCTCACAGG
The Streptomyces sp. CNQ-509 DNA segment above includes these coding regions:
- a CDS encoding FtsK/SpoIIIE domain-containing protein, which codes for MEVLCMRVVHSHGRSERELELRIGRPDATLADLAAALGVPVGGLSLDGRVVPPETGMHESGLADGSRLVTGKDHVELRPGQTAVVLRLVGGLEAGRSVSLPADRTVIGRGTGVDVRVAATGVSREHAALEVSPDGRVAVTDLISANGTDLNGRRITETVALAPEDLVSLGGETLLRVLPPDRLGLTQRVNPVREAGLSGTLPFNRPPRGGAPIVRPPLEVPAALAQSGKTPFSVSSMLGPLLMAGAIVALTHDVRYAAIAALSPLMFLANFAEDRLRGRFGLRRGRRAHAARLAAFGKAVEAAHLSEVRACRSAYPDAAEVVYRATAPALTLWERRPGAPDFLRAVAGWGDLPWAPPLRSEGSGTAPEAEAILARYGTLPQVPVVVGLAGGEVVGLEGERRACLAVARSLLCQAVVGSGPADVTVAVFADPERLADWDWTKWLPHGADLRSSSTRLVAAGPEQVDALARNLRSTAAAAASGGQRQDGPVLLVVVDGAALLEGRPCPLRDLLAGASLGCGGIVLTTRLPALCTTVVTASAEGTGRVRDVASDVAVDGVLLQGMPLAEARRTARALARYEDPELPMEGATLPDRITLLPLLDLQDTTGEAIGDRWKSRVPALRVQAVLGVSERDLFAVDLDDDGPHALIAGTTGSGKSELLRTLIAAMAVDADPEHLTFVLVDYKGGGALDECAEFPHTVGLVTDLDEQLGQRALRCLEAEVHHRERLLRPLGLSHIRDYQRLRDTGRHDLEPMPRLVVVIDEFATLVKALPDFVDALVSVAQRGRSLGVHLVMATQRPAGSVSDAIKNNVKMRIALRLESSTDSQDVIDDSASAAIGSRQWGRAYYRLSAREVLPVQTALSTGVTPRAAVTAPVTTVPFVLSGAAPEASGDAEGPTDLQRLVTAAREAFDQQGFAPPRRPWPDVLPAQILAADLAAVAERGLQTQTTSLPAYALADDPDRQCQYPVGWDPAAGNLLVYGASGSGTTTALTALALSQARHHPPDRLHLFALDFGAGGLAPLDALPHTGAHIGAAERERQVRLIRLLRRELDSRKAAGPVPAPDWLVLVDNLGALLSDFDKDVTSLNLVDELARVYADGPAVGIRFAVTADRSGAVPTAWSALTLQKLLMRLADPGEYSYFDVPRAAVPTYVPGRALVAASHQVVQIALPGDDLADTVTQVAELWPDATRSAPGIGLLPPEVPCADLDATASTTSDPWWIPVGLDADSLSSAGLRLHERDHALIAGPQRSGRSTALCTLARQAANAPTAAVLAFAPLRSPLRDLPCLTALVTDYEEVDAMLTAHPGPSLLLVDDADTIDDEQGVLQRWLATVSCGHLVAAGRADGFRRLYGHWTQPARDSRCGVLLAPDHDLDGDLLGTTLPRHDRQTPLPGRGYLVTDGIAGGIQVAR